Proteins encoded together in one Oncorhynchus masou masou isolate Uvic2021 chromosome 3, UVic_Omas_1.1, whole genome shotgun sequence window:
- the LOC135518943 gene encoding uncharacterized protein in mobD 3'region-like, with the protein MPDHIKVFCTTSNIPNFLIDFDLTDLNLADFDLTDFNPVDFDLTDFDLADLDLADFDLTDFDLIDFDLTDFNLADFKLADFDLTDFDLTDFDSLTSPSLTSTSLISISSLTSDLLADFDLTDFDLTDFNLIDFNLIDFNLTDLNLADFNLIDFDFAELNLADFDLIDFDLVDFNLLAFNLVDFDLTDFDLADYDLIDFNLTDFNLTDFDLADFDLTDFNLADFDLTDFNLTDFNLTDFDLLIDFNLADFDPVDFDLIDFNLTDFNLTDFNLTLGEN; encoded by the exons atgccaGATCATATAAAAG TTTTTTGTACAACGTCCAACATTCCCAATTTCCTCATTGACTTCGACCTCACTGACCTCAACCTCGCTGACTTCGACCTCACTGATTTCAACCCCGTTGACTTCGACCTCACTGACTTCGACCTCGCTGACCTCGACCTCGCTGATTTCGACCTCACTGACTTCGACCTCATTGACTTCGACCTCACTGACTTCAACCTCGCTGACTTCAAGCTTGCTGACTTTGACCTCACTGACTTCGACCTCACTGACTTCGACTCGCTGACTTCGCCCTCATTGACTTCAACCTCGCTGATTTCGATTTCCTCACTGACTTCGGACCTC CTTGCTGACTTTGACCTCACTGACTTCGACCTCACTGATTTCAACCTCATTGACTTCAACCTCATTGACTTCAACCTCACTGATCTCAACCTCGCTGACTTCAACCTCATTGACTTCGACTTTGCTGAACTCAACCTCGCTGACTTCGACCTCATTGACTTCGACCTCGTTGACTTCAACCTCCTTGCCTTCAACCTCGTTGACTTCGATCTCACTGACTTTGATCTCGCTGACTACGACCTCATTGACTTCAACCTCACTGACTTCAACCTCACTGACTTTGACCTTGCTGACTTTGACCTCACTGACTTCAACCTCGCTGATTTCGACCTCACTGACTTCAACCTCACTGACTTCAACCTCACTGACTTTGACCTT CTCATTGACTTCAATCTCGCTGACTTCGACCCCGTTGACTTCGACCTCATTGACTTCAACCTCACTGACTTCAACCTCACTGACTTCAACCTCACTTTAGGTGAAAACTGA